The proteins below come from a single Papaver somniferum cultivar HN1 chromosome 11, ASM357369v1, whole genome shotgun sequence genomic window:
- the LOC113320135 gene encoding pentatricopeptide repeat-containing protein At1g80270, mitochondrial-like — translation MFTLRRASISLRTRLHSLRAVAGAAAAPPQSYHTKSNNLHQISPEESNNLHQDPSNHRNLLKILGVDRKEDKEEDDVGEDLRDGFSELENPPKDEEDPEKVRSPRFNLFYLIASAHPRNLYASLNKFIPEIKALGNSKIRKVFHRLSGNQMYELAYQLSNWLEIKNLVTFEEERDYATRLDLIAKVSGLPFAEKYLDESIPEMFKGEKVYKTLLYNHIKAGNAKRAEQVFEKMRNLGFPVSGYACEQMIALYRKFDKKKIANVLLLMDENDVKPTRFTYQILIDVKGKSNDTPGMEELVQDMKNDGLELDDHIRSVLARHYIYAGFDMKAGEILKEMETEDLEVKFGECNHLLPLYAALGKADQVERIWKLCESDGRVDDDVAGISAFGKVGRVEKAEEIFEKSVKSSSKGYIALLNVYVDHKLVAKCEDLVKRMTSARLPIDPILCYSLVKFYVDAGEVEKADSVLQNALQQGDRRLKPSYKSFQLMMNQYSTRGDIHNTEKIFHHLKQTGYVSNIGDYQSLLQAYINGKVPAYGFRERIMADNLIPDKFFDVQLADVHPFKKTAMSSDLLDLENILS, via the exons ATGTTTACACTCCGTAGAGCTTCAATTTCTCTCAGAACAAGACTGCATTCTCTAAGAGCAgtagcaggagcagcagcagctccTCCCCAATCATATCATACAAAATCAAACAATCTTCATCAAATTTCACCAGAAGAATCAAATAATCTTCACCAGGACCCATCAAATCATCGAAATCTCTTGAAAATTCTTGGTGTTGACAGgaaagaagataaagaagaagatgatgttggtgaagatcTGAGAGATGGATTCTCTGAGCTCGAAAATCCTCCTAAGGATGAGGAAGATCCAGAGAAGGTAAGAAGTCCTCGTTTTAATCTGTTTTATCTAATTGCGAGTGCTCATCCAAGGAATCTTTATGCATCACTTAATAAGTTTATCCCAGAAATTAAGGCATTAGGGAATTCAAAGATTAGGAAAGTATTCCACAGGCTTAGCGGAAACCAAATGTATGAACTGGCATATCAATTATCAAACTGGTTGGAAATAAAGAATTTGGTTACTTTTGAAGAGGAGAGGGATTATGCGACTCGGCTTGATTTGATTGCCAAAGTAAGTGGATTGCCATTTGCTGAGAAGTATCTGGATGAGTCGATCCCGGAGATGTTTAAAGGGGAAAAAGTGTATAAGACTCTCTTGTATAATCATATTAAGGCTGGTAATGCCAAGAGAGCTGAACAAGTGTTTGAGAAAATGAGGAATTTGGGGTTCCCGGTAAGTGGTTATGCTTGTGAGCAGATGATAGCGTTGTATAGGAAATTTGATAAGAAGAAGATAGCTAATGTGTTGTTGTTAATGGATGAAAATGATGTGAAGCCGACTCGGTTTACTTACCAGATCTTGATAGATGTGAAAGGGAAGTCTAATGATACACCAGGGATGGAGGAGTTGGTTCAAGATATGAAAAATGATGGTTTGGAGTTGGATGACCATATCCGCTCTGTGTTGGCTAGACACTATATTTATGCAGGGTTCGACATGAAGGCAGGGGAGATTTTGAAGGAGATGGAAACGGAAGATTTGGAGGTAAAATTTGGGGAGTGTAACCATTTACTTCCTCTTTACGCGGCTCTTGGTAAGGCTGATCAAGTTGAAAGGATATGGAAGCTTTGTGAATCAGATGGCCGTGTTGATGACGACGTGGCTGGGATCAGTGCATTTGGCAAAGTAGGAAGAGTAGAAAAGGCAGAAGAAATATTTGAAAAAAGTGTTAAGTCATCATCGAAGGGTTATATAGCTCTCTTGAATGTTTATGTAGACCATAAGCTAGTTGCAAAATGTGAAGATTTGGTAAAAAGAATGACAAGTGCTAGGCTTCCTATAGATCCGATCCTTTGTTACTCTCTTGTGAAGTTCTATGTAGATGCTGGGGAAGTTGAGAAAGCGGACTCAGTTTTGCAAAACGCTTTGCAGCAAGGGGATAGACGACTGAAGCCATCATATAAGTCTTTCCAGCTTATGATGAATCAGTATTCAACAAGAGGTGATATTCATAACACCGAGAAGATTTTTCACCATTTAAAGCAAACGGGTTATGTGAGTAACATCGGGGATTACCAATCTCTTCTTCAGGCTTATATAAATGGCAAAGTTCCGGCTTATGGGTTTAGAGAGAGGATAATGGCTGATAATTTAATCCCGGACAAGTTTTTTGACGTACAATTGGCAGACGTCCACCCTTTCAAGAAGACGGCAATGTCTTCCGATTTGCTCGATTTAGAGAACATCCTTAG CTGA